The DNA window aaaggattactttgcattatcccaaccatgagttctcatgtgacatgaatatgagaactcttcgttgatcgtgttcaatgaactcattctctattgagcacctacgtacttgtcttgatgtcacacacaccaatgactcgagactagtcactctccctgagagaagacacagcacgtactgatcttaacggactgtcaatacccaattggcaatcctatgatcaggaacgtttaagatgtgtctacgaaagaatggtctcatgaatctaacttctttagattgcattctcccaatcacatattccttggacttatcgtttaagcatataaaatttatatgagacggctcaaacaataatctttgccctttatatttaaactacattagtttaacatatgaagtgtccgtaaagtatcatcatatgattagttttagggcacatttccaacactaacCTCTAGCACAATAATCAAATCTCATAAGGAAAAATAAACTTGCACCCAACCTTGTATTATTAGACTAGAACGCCACCATGAACCCATTACACAAGTCATCATTTTTAAGACCAATATAATGGTTGGGTTAAAACCCAAAATTCGGCCAAATTTAACCTAGAAAATGAGCTAAGAATAGTGGTTGGGACTTAGTTACTGACGCTCGACCACTAGTGGAAAGACTaacaaccatttttttttaccgGACGGCCTACCTGGTTAGACTATTAGACCATCCCCAACTCTTgatttaaaactttaaaaaatttaacctagaaaatttaggtttaacCTAGAAACAGTTTTTATACTCCAACCAttttgggttaaatttttagcgtagattattaaaaaatgcatttaggataatttttttcttaaagtaacttttgaaaaaaaaaaattatgtagactatcttaatttaattttatgaacattttaacttaaaaatatttagattttgCAAAATCACTAAACCGACACTATGAAACTTATGGAAcattatgaaagaatatgaaacaaatggaagaatatttttttctacttattttagccgttagatttaaatttggattgttagatcttttttttttatcgttagatttgattatagtaAATCTTAGTCGttgaattcaatgaaattataattataaaattaaaaaaatacaaatatatagTGGGTCACCTCACTAACTCAGGGAGAATCTTGAGCTAAATTTGCCTCAAAAATAAGTTAAGGGTCAAAACTCATATTTGGCCCAAAGGTTGGAACAAGTTGGAGTAgatttagaacctaaaatttgagttttacttcaAAGGTTTGAGTAGGTCTAAGAAAATTGCTTTAATcttacaaaaaaatataaaaaaaaggcatTCACTCATTCCCAAGATGCTAAGTTTAATTTAACCCATCCTAATATGcttatattgaaaaatattgtaAACAATATTTATTATATGACTGTTTACTTCTGGATCAATATGTAATATGGTATtagttaaagacattttctatgtaaatatgaaaaaataCAAAGAAACTCTATAAAAGACAATTTCCATCAAACTTAAATTGGAGTGTTAAACATATCAAAAATAAGAGAAGTGGAAATAATGAGACCACAACTTGTGCAACAATCATCGGATCGAAACAGAAGCATTGACTCTTTTGCACTTGAGGTCTCGTATTCGAAATCCCCTTCCTGTAGTTTAGATGAATTAGTGTAGATTATCCTATCGTTTgtcaaagaaaacaaataaacattGACCCGTTTACCAGTTCAacaactatatatatttttacaatcATACAACAATAAGTTTACTGGTGCATTACTCTGAAGTGGCTAGAGCTGAATGCAATACATCTTCGAGATACTTCTCCGCAGCAGCATATTGCCTTTTCTTGTCCTCAATTGCTAAAGCAGCCAAAGCTTTATCCTGCACACATACGCATCTCATCAACCTCCCAATCTTTCTAGGACCTGAAGAAACTGTGATACAAAATTAACCAAAGTAGAAAACTACCGGAGGCAAGTCTTGGTAGCTTCTCAAAGTATCAAGGACGGGCTTTGTCTTCTTCTCTAATTCCTTTCGATGCTCAGCCAATTCAACCAGCACCCCATGGCTAATCTCTGGTGTGTAGCCCACGCGATTAAGAGTATCCTGTCCAATAAGTTTATAGCACAACTCTTATCtggaataaataaagaaaattggGTTTTCAAAGcccatattttataaaaagcaAAAAATTTGGATGAGAAAATGCATTCTTCTAGTGACTTCTTTCACCAAAagcgttttcaatcattttaaaagaacTTCCAAACAAGCCCTAATTTGTTacctcaacttcttgcaacTTGAGCTTAACAATTTCCacagttcaaaattttcataattttataaGATACTGGAATACGTATCACAGTTTTATGCACCATTAAATATATATCttctttttccaaatccaaattaCTTTGACCTCATAGGAGGCAATTCTGCATTTGTATAGTATCTCTTCCTCCACTACCACCACCCAAAAAACTCATGGATGCatgaatattatatatataggcaccatTTCACTGAAATGGTGCCAAAATTTATAGCTTCAGTTTGGATGTATAACAAGATATTCTCCAGATAATGCAATTTGTTCTATACTCTTACATACTGACGCTCAAGAAATATCCACCCAGATGAACTGGAACATGCAGATAATGCAATTTGTTATATGAGTGTCTTAAACAGAGATTCCTTATCCTCACCTTCGTACAACAAACTCCTACTATTCACACACCAAAACGCAAATGGTAACAGTACCATCTACGCAGTCTGTTCCACAGACTTACCCATTTCATGTTATCTCGccgtaaaaaaaattgatttgagTGCCATAAGAGTCATATATTCCTTCCAAATAAagtaaattacaatatttagaACCAACATAACACCACCACAGGTccacagagaaagagagagagagaactagtGGGCATAACAGCATTTAGCTCTCCATTCATTCAATCAAGTTAACACGATGATGTCGTTACTAAATTGAGCCCTAAAAACTTAGTTCCAATGGCATCATCTGCATGAGAAAAAGCTATCACCGGTCCCTTGACTTCTTTAAATAATGCTTTCTCACTAATTTCATCTACCAGTTATGAGAGTGTTTTGCATCAAAATACATTTTAGGACTCATTCATTCTCTCTGAATTCATTTGCTACCAGTCATTAACCAAACTTTGACACCGACAAACAAAAAATGCAGGAACCAAAAATAAATACCTTGAAACGGACAGTCTCTTGATTGTATTGTTTCTCCTTGCCAAGCATCAGCGCcaagttgttcttccaatgctCAACATGCTCCTCACATTGGCCTGCATCATCTTCTAGTTGGGCAAGTGTTCTACCAAAGTTTGAAAACTTAAGACATTCAGAAAAATCCATATCACACATATTAAAATCCATACTCTTAACTTTACAGTTCTTGGAACATATCCAACAAGATCATACCTTTTCAAATAAGTTAACCTGGCTATCGCCTTTCGAGTATAATCAAGAAGAACATTAGACTCTTTTTGCGCTTTAGCCCTCTTCTCCTCCACACCCGTCTTCCTCAACGATATATCCCCCATCGCCACAAGAAAACTGAAACCCAAATCTCTTATGTCAGTTCAGCATTCAAACAACAATGTACAACCCACATTTCATATGTCATTTAAGAACTCAAACAACAACGTAAAACCATCATTTCTTATCATTATTTAAGCACAATGAGTCAGTATTTGAAGCACAATGTAAAACCCGGGATTCGAAAATACACACCTGCTGAGCTCAGTGTCTCTTATATTCAACAAATTGGCTACATTCGCTAGAACCTGAGCTGAAGACATCACGTTCGAACCCAAACCCTCCTGTGCCAAACCCACACTCTCCAATATCTCTCTGATCCTCGCAGCTAACACCCACACaaacacaaaaattcaaattttgaagaGAAAAACACATACAGATATACAAATtcaacaacatatatatatatatatatatgtacgaaGAAATTGGAACAACAGATACCTTGGGCTTGGTATTCGGAGGCTTTGAGGCGGAAATCGGAAGCGAGGATCTTGGAAGCTTGAGTTTGGGCTTGGGAGAGAGTGGCAAGGTTGTGTAAATACGCCACCGAACGAGGGGTATATTCGAAATCGGGCACTTCTTTTCCGGCTTGGGAGAACTCTTGAGTGAGCCATTGCTTTACGTCGCCGATTCGAGATGCGTCTGAACCGCCACCGCCGGCGCTGCTGCTCTTCGACGTCGTTTCGATTAGAGAGGG is part of the Malus domestica chromosome 12, GDT2T_hap1 genome and encodes:
- the LOC103437726 gene encoding AUGMIN subunit 1, with the protein product MADPSLIETTSKSSSAGGGGSDASRIGDVKQWLTQEFSQAGKEVPDFEYTPRSVAYLHNLATLSQAQTQASKILASDFRLKASEYQAQAARIREILESVGLAQEGLGSNVMSSAQVLANVANLLNIRDTELSSFLVAMGDISLRKTGVEEKRAKAQKESNVLLDYTRKAIARLTYLKRTLAQLEDDAGQCEEHVEHWKNNLALMLGKEKQYNQETVRFKDTLNRVGYTPEISHGVLVELAEHRKELEKKTKPVLDTLRSYQDLPPDKALAALAIEDKKRQYAAAEKYLEDVLHSALATSE